A genomic region of Streptococcus suis contains the following coding sequences:
- a CDS encoding ATP-binding protein, with product MNQNLSHYQFSPENQYLDRKSARKKPSELLKHLIAFANADGGQLVIGIEDEKQGNIITGFKDGKAYPIEDFKKIDREMRETPLDLSFEEIPAVNHKGEEDLILVISVELSSNRVIAAPSDEVYLRQGDETVKLSYEQRTQLSYDKGQRFFEDEIVSDATLEDIDDHLVQDFKNRFDISDRSTEEILKARRFLINGKLTKAAILLFGKYPSAFFPQARVRFQRFDGTDMGTGSSFNVIKEVTFDDALPTLIIKVRDFIRTQLREFQYLDDNGQFQILPEYPEFAWVEGVVNAVTHRDYSVYGDHIRVLMFDDRLEIHSPGKLPNIVTVENIKHERFSRNPRIARTLTEFGWVREMNEGVKRIYSEMESAFLHEPKYSEPGNKVVLTLENNIVSRHLRTRDSLEKQFSDFGELTADEQLIIHYMYNSGERMTTAKAVELTGRSRSFVVKMLHKLRDLEIITWFGSSKNDRNQYYLLVDK from the coding sequence ATGAATCAAAACTTATCTCACTATCAATTTTCTCCAGAAAACCAATACCTAGATAGAAAATCAGCTAGAAAGAAACCTTCTGAACTTCTCAAACACCTGATTGCTTTTGCAAATGCGGACGGAGGTCAGTTAGTTATTGGTATTGAAGATGAGAAACAGGGTAATATTATTACAGGTTTCAAAGATGGGAAAGCTTATCCGATTGAAGATTTCAAAAAGATTGATCGTGAGATGCGTGAGACTCCTTTGGATCTATCTTTTGAAGAAATCCCTGCGGTTAATCATAAGGGGGAAGAAGATCTTATTTTAGTTATCTCTGTGGAATTGTCGTCAAATCGTGTGATTGCAGCACCAAGTGATGAGGTTTATCTTCGTCAGGGTGATGAAACGGTCAAGTTGAGCTACGAGCAACGCACTCAGCTCAGCTATGATAAGGGACAACGTTTCTTTGAGGATGAAATTGTATCTGATGCGACCTTGGAAGATATTGATGACCATCTGGTTCAGGATTTTAAAAATCGTTTTGATATTTCAGATCGTTCTACAGAAGAAATTCTCAAAGCTCGTCGTTTTCTAATCAATGGGAAATTAACTAAGGCAGCCATTTTGCTTTTTGGTAAATATCCGTCAGCTTTCTTTCCTCAAGCGCGTGTTCGTTTTCAACGGTTTGATGGTACTGACATGGGGACTGGAAGTAGTTTTAATGTTATCAAGGAAGTGACCTTTGATGATGCTCTCCCAACTTTGATTATCAAGGTTAGAGATTTTATCCGTACTCAGCTTCGTGAATTTCAGTATTTAGATGACAACGGGCAATTCCAAATTTTACCTGAGTATCCTGAATTTGCTTGGGTTGAAGGTGTTGTCAATGCCGTAACTCACCGTGATTATTCTGTCTATGGAGATCACATTCGTGTCCTTATGTTTGATGATCGACTAGAGATTCATAGCCCAGGGAAATTACCTAATATTGTAACAGTTGAAAATATCAAGCATGAACGTTTTTCGAGAAACCCTCGCATTGCTAGAACCTTGACAGAGTTCGGTTGGGTACGTGAGATGAATGAAGGTGTTAAGCGTATCTATTCTGAGATGGAATCTGCTTTTCTCCATGAACCTAAATACTCAGAACCTGGGAATAAGGTTGTCCTGACGCTTGAGAATAATATTGTCAGCCGACATCTGCGCACACGAGACAGTTTGGAAAAACAGTTCTCTGATTTTGGTGAATTAACAGCAGATGAGCAACTGATTATCCACTATATGTATAATTCAGGCGAGAGAATGACAACGGCAAAAGCTGTTGAATTGACTGGTAGAAGTCGCTCATTTGTTGTTAAAATGTTACATAAACTTCGTGATTTAGAAATCATTACTTGGTTTGGTTCAAGTAAAAATGACCGCAATCAGTATTATCTTTTAGTTGATAAATGA
- a CDS encoding helix-turn-helix domain-containing protein, producing MAQEFNGDRLRESRYFRHYSISQLAENVGVSKQMISKYEKNLSKPSSEVLQKIIFELKFPLSFYQTKDKFITTDLGTFYRSKLTSSQTEKKSSEMLKKALALLANFFEDYVDFPKLAEFESHENASPEEVADQIRKSWGLGDNPISSVLRLLETNGFHIAIINSKSEKVDAFGSFVELKMGTDSERYYCILIDQDNNNFFRQQFSLAHELGHWVLHARTVYPQELSNVEYRQMEQEANRFASSFLLPASAFSEDLKGHEEDLVYYLKLKSKWNVSIASMIYRAKDLGLLNSEQYTRLQKRMSARGWRREEPEDTSIPVSRPILAKQAYKLLTDAGLFENQSIVQRFNLKYGYPLPVEILSELMDIPKETLLQERNNIVHLKSRTL from the coding sequence ATGGCTCAAGAATTTAATGGAGATAGACTTAGGGAATCGAGATATTTTAGACATTATTCCATTAGCCAATTGGCGGAGAACGTTGGAGTTTCTAAACAGATGATTTCTAAATACGAAAAGAATTTATCAAAGCCGAGTTCTGAGGTATTGCAAAAAATAATTTTTGAACTGAAATTTCCGCTGTCCTTCTATCAAACAAAAGATAAATTTATAACTACTGATTTAGGAACTTTTTATAGGAGTAAGTTAACATCCTCACAAACTGAGAAGAAGTCTAGTGAGATGCTAAAAAAAGCACTGGCTCTCTTGGCGAATTTTTTTGAAGATTATGTTGATTTCCCGAAATTAGCAGAATTTGAAAGTCATGAAAATGCTTCACCAGAGGAAGTTGCAGATCAGATAAGAAAGAGTTGGGGATTGGGTGATAACCCAATTTCCAGTGTTCTCAGGTTACTAGAAACAAATGGCTTCCATATTGCAATAATTAATTCAAAGTCTGAGAAAGTGGATGCTTTTGGAAGTTTTGTTGAATTGAAAATGGGAACAGATTCTGAGAGATATTATTGTATTTTAATCGACCAAGATAATAATAATTTTTTCAGGCAACAATTTAGCTTGGCTCATGAGTTAGGGCATTGGGTTTTGCATGCTAGAACAGTATATCCACAGGAGCTTTCCAATGTTGAATATAGACAAATGGAGCAAGAAGCTAATAGATTTGCTTCGAGTTTTTTATTACCAGCCTCTGCTTTTTCCGAAGATCTAAAAGGACATGAAGAAGACCTCGTATATTATTTGAAATTGAAGTCTAAGTGGAATGTATCTATAGCCAGTATGATTTATCGTGCAAAGGATTTGGGTTTGTTAAATTCGGAACAATATACTCGTCTACAAAAAAGAATGAGTGCCAGAGGATGGCGAAGAGAGGAGCCAGAGGATACAAGTATTCCAGTATCACGACCAATCCTTGCTAAACAGGCATATAAATTACTGACGGATGCGGGCTTATTTGAAAATCAATCTATAGTCCAGCGATTTAATCTTAAGTACGGCTATCCTCTTCCAGTAGAGATACTTTCAGAGCTTATGGACATTCCAAAGGAGACGTTGTTACAAGAGAGAAATAATATTGTACATTTAAAATCTAGGACTTTGTAA
- a CDS encoding DUF5986 family protein, with amino-acid sequence MKHSYNIEREVIIKCLEAMSFTTRHLEQDFKVAISETSQNGIYQATWARRADMLQGLFENTSIWKVLHIKRGIWQFDPILNIETGELIAFFSKNNFRTIRNRYFKNGTSTHYTLSLLLKNEGLYPEQEVEQLSLFDADSSEVKRKEADLIRMLGEYCEHVTKIRFLIVDYVGQEAVSASLEDYTPQFLSVGSVDISHLLPSSAGIIRTEAIRDEQVNDLVDEPQLVTLKPIVKGTL; translated from the coding sequence ATGAAACATAGTTATAATATTGAAAGGGAAGTAATCATCAAGTGTTTGGAAGCGATGAGTTTTACAACTAGGCATCTGGAGCAGGATTTTAAAGTTGCTATCTCAGAGACTAGTCAAAATGGAATTTATCAGGCTACATGGGCACGAAGAGCGGATATGCTTCAAGGATTATTTGAAAATACTAGTATTTGGAAAGTTTTGCATATTAAGAGGGGGATTTGGCAATTTGACCCTATATTGAATATTGAGACAGGTGAACTAATAGCCTTCTTCTCCAAAAATAATTTTAGGACAATTCGTAATCGATATTTCAAAAATGGAACCTCTACTCATTATACCTTAAGTTTACTTTTGAAAAATGAGGGGCTTTATCCTGAACAAGAAGTGGAACAGCTTTCTCTTTTTGATGCTGATAGCTCTGAAGTGAAAAGAAAAGAAGCTGATCTGATTAGGATGCTTGGTGAGTATTGTGAACATGTGACTAAGATTAGATTCTTGATTGTTGATTATGTAGGTCAAGAAGCTGTGAGTGCTTCGTTAGAAGACTACACTCCACAATTTTTATCAGTTGGTTCAGTAGATATTTCTCACTTGCTTCCAAGTTCAGCTGGTATAATTAGAACTGAGGCTATACGTGATGAACAGGTGAATGATTTAGTAGATGAGCCTCAACTCGTTACATTAAAACCAATAGTAAAAGGAACGTTATAA
- a CDS encoding Eco57I restriction-modification methylase domain-containing protein, protein MISNFEFLAIDIDTAELFRTINMAEENYTHGDYEGTLTKVRKVAENTARLVADREYLDIRERATFNDVLSEIKGLIDNKTIIDHFYDIKGKGNNSAHVLNPEDATKENALKSLKQVFEILAWVMLTYIEPDIKAGAIGQFLEPRAQEMYTTAERKFIYIQTVNNDSGLFNAFEGTQKIGEGTVSSDDIETDWSPNSDFLRTVAPKRINQYMKTSGLPYTLGWVELAYKKATKSWFHDYDVHNVLKRSGIKRADQLEGTEWFKTDLETAKAAIKAVKEGRNYLNITAKESFIEEPVITLRPEQEAAVEQTQKVFKKKDKMLWNAKMRFGKTLTSLQLVKNEAFQKVLIMTHRPVVADSWFDDFKKMKMSEAGYDFGSVNKGETLENLKRGEKPFIYFASIQLLRYNGGQTNLKDFADVDWDLIIIDEAHEGTQTELSDTVMKELVKEHTRILELSGTPFNLLDQFDEEQVYTWDYVMEQQAKKKWELERPNEPNPYETLPKVSMYTFEMKHKERFSDESKSFNFREFFRVSEDGKLVYRQEVCQFLDNITHPDSSTNYPFSTKNYREELRHTLWLMPGVKEANAFEDLLKEHPIFGKEYKIVNVVRGSSSDDGIANDADIEKVRSAIGQDPSQTKTITLTVRKLTTGVNIPEWTAVMFLSNTNSAMNYLQAAFRAQTPFSHEKLGMKTNCYVFDFAPDRALTVMAESAQINSGVGKKNTKAQKQAMARLLNFMPILGASEHGMKTYDVDRMLTQLKKVYAEKAVRSGFEDDSLYNDNLLTLTADDASMFTKLNAIVGKTQSQKTPKKVVINENGLTDEEHEQAERAKKKPKVKRTPEELEVIEKQKEAKKQRKNMISILRGVSIRIPMMIYGMAVDLSKDITIQDFIKQVDDESWKEFMPKGFTKGMFSEITKYYDAEVFIEAGRIIRQRAKSFEDLDFIERAEQIAELFSTFKNPDKETVLTPWRVVNLQVSKSVGGLNFYDDNFESVTDGATSNLHWVDNEIASSIYQKETKILDINSKTGLYPLHSAISLYYQRVAENDDNRFEADQVYQEILANNIYAIAKTPMAKTITERTLTGYRKYKTNVTYIEKLTETLKTDIEQGKKLVEEVFNKVKFDVVIGNPPYQESDNSSGNGSAKPLYDKFIDLAISLSPRYITLITPSVWFLGGKGLDEFRNRLLEDRHFKVFNNYLTPNDVFSNVNLRGGVNFFLWDSSFDNKKSDILVNTFKNGKLFDTGFRPYRLRELDIFISESSSFKLLDKLLKKQMIVGEYENSNRMLYKYISERNPFGIPTTYKLSVESSSANDLRVYASKGNVGYIDSSLISKNTSIIENYKVLTAFANNIGTDLSDDNLNTIIASPKEICTETYLVIGASLNLSLDSSKNLGKYLTTRFVRFLISVAKANQNGTRKTYRFVPLQDFTSNSDIDWSQSISEINAQLYRKYGLSDDEIEFIESKVKEMG, encoded by the coding sequence ATGATTTCAAATTTCGAATTTTTGGCAATTGATATAGATACAGCCGAGCTTTTTAGAACTATAAATATGGCTGAAGAAAATTATACGCACGGGGATTATGAAGGCACGCTAACAAAAGTGAGGAAAGTTGCTGAAAATACAGCAAGGTTGGTTGCTGATAGAGAATACCTAGATATTCGTGAACGTGCGACTTTTAACGATGTGCTAAGTGAGATAAAAGGCCTTATTGATAATAAGACTATTATTGATCATTTCTATGACATCAAGGGCAAGGGGAATAATTCTGCTCATGTCCTCAATCCAGAAGATGCGACGAAAGAAAATGCTTTAAAATCGTTGAAACAAGTCTTTGAAATCCTAGCTTGGGTCATGCTGACATATATTGAACCAGATATTAAAGCAGGTGCAATCGGTCAGTTTTTAGAACCACGAGCACAAGAAATGTACACCACGGCTGAGCGGAAGTTTATCTATATTCAAACGGTTAATAATGACAGTGGGCTATTTAACGCTTTTGAAGGCACGCAAAAAATCGGTGAGGGGACGGTTTCTTCGGATGACATTGAGACGGATTGGTCACCCAATAGTGACTTTTTGAGAACAGTTGCCCCAAAACGTATCAACCAGTATATGAAAACATCTGGTTTGCCTTACACGCTTGGCTGGGTAGAGCTTGCTTATAAAAAGGCAACCAAGTCATGGTTTCATGATTATGATGTGCATAATGTCTTGAAGCGTTCAGGGATTAAGCGGGCTGATCAACTGGAAGGAACAGAGTGGTTCAAGACAGATTTAGAGACAGCTAAGGCTGCCATTAAAGCGGTTAAAGAAGGTAGAAATTATTTAAATATTACTGCCAAAGAATCATTTATTGAGGAACCAGTCATCACCCTTCGTCCAGAACAAGAAGCCGCAGTCGAGCAGACGCAAAAAGTCTTTAAGAAAAAAGATAAGATGCTTTGGAATGCCAAAATGCGTTTTGGTAAGACCTTGACGTCCTTACAATTAGTCAAGAATGAAGCCTTTCAAAAAGTTCTTATCATGACACATCGCCCTGTTGTGGCAGATTCTTGGTTTGATGATTTCAAGAAAATGAAGATGAGTGAGGCAGGCTACGACTTTGGCTCTGTCAATAAAGGAGAAACGCTTGAAAACCTGAAGCGAGGTGAGAAACCATTTATCTATTTTGCCTCCATCCAACTCCTTCGATACAATGGTGGACAAACCAACCTGAAAGATTTTGCGGATGTGGATTGGGATTTGATCATCATTGATGAGGCGCACGAGGGAACGCAAACCGAGCTCAGTGACACCGTTATGAAGGAATTGGTCAAAGAGCATACAAGAATACTAGAACTATCTGGGACGCCATTTAATCTTTTGGATCAATTTGATGAGGAGCAAGTCTATACTTGGGACTATGTCATGGAACAACAGGCTAAGAAGAAGTGGGAATTAGAACGTCCAAATGAGCCAAACCCTTATGAAACGTTACCAAAAGTATCGATGTACACTTTTGAAATGAAACACAAGGAACGTTTTTCCGATGAGAGCAAATCGTTCAACTTCAGAGAGTTCTTCCGTGTGTCTGAGGATGGCAAACTTGTTTATCGGCAAGAGGTTTGTCAGTTCTTAGACAATATTACGCATCCAGATAGCAGTACTAATTACCCTTTCTCAACGAAGAATTATCGTGAGGAGTTGCGGCATACACTTTGGCTCATGCCAGGTGTTAAGGAAGCTAATGCCTTTGAGGACTTGCTGAAAGAACATCCGATTTTCGGGAAAGAATACAAAATTGTTAACGTGGTTCGAGGCTCAAGTAGCGATGACGGAATTGCTAACGATGCGGATATAGAGAAAGTTCGCTCTGCTATTGGTCAAGACCCATCTCAGACAAAAACCATTACCCTGACTGTTCGTAAGTTGACAACAGGCGTCAATATCCCAGAGTGGACAGCGGTCATGTTCTTGTCAAATACCAATAGTGCCATGAACTACCTGCAAGCTGCCTTTCGTGCCCAGACGCCTTTCTCACATGAGAAATTGGGAATGAAGACCAATTGCTATGTCTTTGATTTTGCTCCTGATAGAGCCTTGACTGTCATGGCGGAGAGTGCTCAGATTAACTCAGGTGTAGGGAAGAAAAATACGAAAGCACAAAAGCAAGCTATGGCTCGTCTGTTAAACTTTATGCCAATTTTAGGGGCTTCTGAGCATGGTATGAAGACTTACGATGTCGATAGAATGTTGACACAGCTCAAGAAAGTTTATGCTGAAAAGGCAGTGCGGTCAGGTTTTGAAGACGACAGTCTCTATAATGATAATCTTCTAACTTTAACTGCTGATGATGCAAGTATGTTTACCAAACTCAATGCTATCGTTGGTAAGACGCAGAGTCAAAAAACACCTAAGAAAGTTGTGATTAACGAAAATGGTTTGACAGATGAAGAACACGAGCAAGCTGAACGGGCTAAGAAGAAACCCAAAGTTAAACGGACTCCAGAAGAGCTGGAAGTTATCGAAAAACAAAAAGAAGCTAAGAAACAGCGGAAAAATATGATCTCTATTTTACGTGGGGTATCTATCCGTATTCCGATGATGATTTACGGTATGGCGGTCGATTTATCAAAAGACATCACCATTCAGGACTTTATCAAGCAGGTGGATGATGAATCGTGGAAAGAGTTCATGCCAAAAGGTTTCACCAAGGGAATGTTTAGTGAGATTACCAAGTATTATGATGCTGAGGTCTTTATCGAAGCGGGTCGTATTATCCGTCAGCGTGCCAAATCATTTGAGGACCTGGACTTCATCGAGCGGGCAGAGCAGATTGCAGAGCTGTTTAGCACCTTTAAAAATCCTGACAAGGAAACGGTACTGACACCGTGGCGCGTGGTAAATCTACAAGTATCTAAGTCGGTAGGCGGTTTGAATTTCTATGATGATAACTTTGAGTCGGTGACAGATGGTGCGACGTCAAATCTTCACTGGGTAGACAATGAGATTGCCTCATCTATTTATCAGAAAGAAACTAAAATTTTAGACATCAACTCGAAGACAGGTCTCTATCCCCTTCATAGTGCCATTAGTCTGTATTATCAACGAGTGGCAGAAAATGATGATAATCGTTTTGAAGCTGACCAAGTCTATCAGGAGATTTTAGCGAATAACATCTATGCTATTGCCAAAACACCAATGGCAAAAACCATCACTGAACGTACACTGACAGGCTATCGGAAGTATAAGACTAATGTAACTTACATTGAGAAACTGACAGAAACGCTTAAAACAGATATTGAACAAGGTAAAAAACTAGTCGAGGAGGTATTTAACAAGGTGAAATTTGATGTAGTGATAGGAAATCCTCCGTATCAGGAAAGTGATAATTCTTCGGGGAATGGCAGCGCCAAGCCTTTATATGATAAATTTATCGATTTAGCTATTTCGTTATCCCCTCGCTATATAACATTGATAACGCCAAGTGTATGGTTTTTAGGAGGGAAAGGCTTAGATGAATTTAGAAATCGCTTATTAGAAGATAGGCATTTTAAAGTATTTAATAACTACTTGACTCCGAACGATGTTTTCAGTAATGTCAACTTAAGAGGTGGGGTGAATTTTTTTCTTTGGGATAGCTCTTTTGATAACAAAAAATCTGATATTTTAGTAAATACATTCAAGAATGGCAAGCTTTTTGATACTGGGTTTAGACCGTATAGATTGAGAGAATTAGATATTTTTATTTCGGAGTCTAGTTCTTTTAAACTCCTTGATAAACTGCTAAAAAAGCAAATGATTGTAGGAGAGTATGAGAATAGTAATAGAATGCTTTATAAGTATATATCTGAGCGTAACCCTTTTGGGATACCAACGACATATAAACTATCAGTTGAGTCATCAAGTGCAAATGATTTAAGAGTATATGCCAGTAAAGGTAATGTAGGGTATATTGATTCTTCGCTAATTTCAAAAAATACTAGTATTATTGAGAACTACAAAGTTTTAACTGCATTTGCAAATAACATTGGAACTGATTTATCAGATGACAATTTGAACACTATCATTGCGAGTCCTAAGGAAATTTGTACGGAAACTTATCTTGTTATTGGAGCTAGTTTAAATTTGTCATTAGATTCGTCTAAGAATTTAGGAAAATACTTAACCACTAGATTTGTGAGATTCTTAATTAGCGTTGCGAAAGCGAATCAAAATGGAACTAGAAAAACTTATCGCTTTGTCCCCCTCCAGGACTTTACATCTAACTCGGATATTGATTGGTCACAATCAATATCCGAGATAAACGCACAACTCTATCGAAAATATGGTCTTTCGGATGATGAAATTGAATTTATTGAAAGTAAAGTGAAGGAGATGGGGTAG
- the rpsI gene encoding 30S ribosomal protein S9, protein MAQAQYTGTGRRKNAVARVRLVPGTGKITVNKKDVEEYIPHADLRLVINQPFAVTSTQGSYDVFVNVNGGGYGGQSGAIRHGIARALLQVDPDFRDSLKRAGLLTRDARMVERKKPGLKKARKASQFSKR, encoded by the coding sequence ATGGCACAAGCACAATACACAGGTACTGGTCGTCGTAAAAACGCGGTTGCACGCGTACGTTTGGTCCCAGGTACTGGTAAAATCACAGTAAACAAAAAAGATGTAGAAGAGTACATCCCACACGCTGACCTTCGTTTGGTTATCAACCAACCATTCGCAGTAACTTCAACACAAGGTTCATACGACGTTTTCGTTAACGTGAACGGTGGTGGTTACGGTGGTCAATCAGGTGCGATCCGTCACGGTATCGCGCGTGCATTGCTTCAAGTAGACCCAGACTTCCGCGATTCATTGAAACGCGCAGGCCTTCTTACACGTGACGCTCGTATGGTTGAACGTAAGAAACCAGGTCTTAAGAAAGCACGTAAAGCTTCACAATTCTCAAAACGTTAA
- the rplM gene encoding 50S ribosomal protein L13, with amino-acid sequence MNKTTFMAKPGQVERKWYVVDATDVPLGRLSAVVASVLRGKNKPTFTPHTDTGDFVIVINAEKVKLTGKKATDKIYYTHSNHPGGLKSISAGELRSKNAVRLIEKSVKGMLPHNTLGRAQGMKLKVFVGAEHTHAAQQPEVLDISGLI; translated from the coding sequence ATGAACAAAACAACATTTATGGCTAAACCAGGCCAAGTTGAACGTAAATGGTATGTAGTAGACGCTACTGATGTACCTCTTGGACGCCTTTCAGCAGTAGTTGCTAGCGTTCTTCGCGGTAAAAACAAACCAACTTTCACACCTCACACTGATACTGGTGACTTCGTTATCGTTATCAACGCTGAGAAAGTGAAATTGACTGGTAAAAAAGCAACTGATAAAATCTACTACACTCACTCAAACCACCCAGGCGGATTGAAATCAATCTCAGCTGGTGAATTGCGTTCTAAAAACGCTGTTCGTTTGATTGAAAAATCAGTTAAAGGTATGCTTCCACACAACACACTTGGTCGTGCACAAGGCATGAAATTGAAAGTGTTTGTAGGTGCTGAGCACACTCACGCTGCACAACAACCAGAAGTACTTGATATTTCAGGTCTTATCTAA